A single Spiroplasma floricola 23-6 DNA region contains:
- the rpoE gene encoding DNA-directed RNA polymerase subunit delta, with protein sequence MNKLSPINLTYDYLSECKDSASFEDIWNTISKDISGDNDSKNEIIAELYSDLVLDNRFALTSDGKWGLREYLKFDDVKKQYEYVDKFETTEEFEDLDSESILGLSTYDEDTTEGVGKMKNLLNLNSDDDSIDSTIDDDDDDDYDDDDYDDDDDDY encoded by the coding sequence ATGAACAAACTATCACCAATTAATTTAACTTATGATTACTTAAGTGAATGTAAAGATAGCGCTTCATTTGAAGATATCTGGAATACAATTTCAAAAGACATAAGTGGAGACAATGATAGCAAAAATGAAATAATAGCTGAACTTTACAGTGATTTAGTTTTAGATAACAGATTTGCATTAACATCAGATGGTAAGTGAGGTTTAAGAGAATATCTTAAATTCGATGATGTTAAAAAACAATATGAATATGTTGATAAATTTGAAACAACAGAGGAATTTGAAGATTTAGATTCTGAATCAATACTTGGTTTAAGTACATACGATGAAGATACAACTGAAGGTGTTGGAAAAATGAAGAATCTATTAAATTTAAACTCAGATGATGATTCAATTGATTCAACTATAGATGACGATGACGATGATGATTACGACGATGATGATTATGATGACGATGACGACGATTATTAA